One Saccharomyces mikatae IFO 1815 strain IFO1815 genome assembly, chromosome: 16 genomic region harbors:
- the RGC1 gene encoding Rgc1p (similar to Saccharomyces cerevisiae ASK10 (YGR097W) and RGC1 (YPR115W); ancestral locus Anc_3.438), translating into MSEYFTLPKRENDDTSKQADTPGSVRSSSRNLELPRNYRSLGCSDDGLVSMYSRDSQYLMDMVPASTMIGNGPKSGSLSHIAPIGGLDGKENEVTKLDQYILPKTDFRSPYHVNVPIPRKMLKSEGKIKTKEKSREKTNSSDLDEENACETSSEFVKEYPTDILIDRFRKWKIFLKSLIAYFREAAYSQEQVARINYQLKNAVKFAFLTDLEEGTNKLVDPSVSKLSTKKPQPPPLAVQKVETKCDADVDQSQQVQQVMAEAITSASSGFMKFGSGSIQDIQVILKKYHLSLSSQQYKISKEIVAYVIPKLTDLRKDLAAKIKEIKELNGDFKTNIDEHVKITNRLLNKYIASVQFLDEACKSENKQSEKLKPKHDPYLLKLQVDLQLKRQLLEENYLQEAFINLQSAALQLEEIVYSKIQCALQCYSALIDSEARLMIKNLCHELQQGILSRPPAVEWDNFVSHHPDCLMNLKSNDSIPHPRKLSDIVYPNMKSSLAKCIRFGYLLKKTESSKKFIKGFFFLTTNYLHEFKSSDFYIDNRSAHSKNKSFNEHPDVSIIDKNGTNTVDNSSNNGTHDLKLTMKRKGLSSSNLNPVTSMSLNDCSLKESTGTNFTLQGYASFQLSKEESTTESSVAPNMPCSTRTQATKNSKHQRTSSGITMVPVPNFLKGSSRLKEQKKSNEKSSKTKNSNIGNKPGSEKNVVWTFRVFSTNPEPTSEELKRFNKWVQDIKSLTNCNSTLERTKFIEEKVLRSRSHNSTRSFQCSENSTSVTPVDNFVNLFEKVTPSSSVSTLNKRKRANRPHYIDIPKSVNTNAGAMNSVHRSKVNTPAIDENGKLAIVGETKNNSPQIVTNSVFKEPSLSPYSRHTRAGYSYGHSNDNLMPSSLQKMSAFGEVPKVAVSNHGVEAVISASSYSDCSHKPSRVSSVSSIGTQHRTSSPSPLQNLPGVSPTCLPLDDNANGYFGIPLNCNSESGRGSELFAFENESPLLEESRNQHFSYRRKSSAGSIPRKYDMRVELNNSRPNNSSDEYI; encoded by the coding sequence ATGTCCGAGTACTTCACACTCCCCAAGCGGGAAAATGACGATACTTCTAAACAGGCAGATACACCAGGTTCTGTTCGGAGCTCTTCTAGGAATTTGGAGCTACCGAGGAATTACCGTTCCCTGGGGTGTAGTGACGATGGACTCGTGTCTATGTATTCTAGAGATTCTCAGTACTTGATGGATATGGTTCCTGCTTCAACGATGATAGGAAATGGACCAAAATCCGGAAGTCTGTCACATATTGCACCAATTGGCGGACTGGATGGTAAAGAGAATGAAGTGACAAAACTTGACCAGTATATATTACCTAAGACAGACTTCAGATCACCTTATCATGTTAATGTACCCATTCCCAGGAAAATGTTGAAGAGCGAAGGGAAGATtaaaaccaaagaaaagagtaGGGAGAAGACCAATTCTTCTGATTTGGATGAGGAGAATGCTTGCGAAACTTCTTCGGAATTTGTCAAGGAGTATCCTACCGATATTTTGATTGATAGGTTTCGcaaatggaaaatttttttgaaaagctTGATTGCATATTTTAGGGAAGCTGCCTACTCTCAAGAACAGGTTGCAAGGATTAACTATCAACTAAAAAATGCTGTGAAATTTGCTTTTCTTACTGATTTAGAAGAGGGAACAAACAAACTGGTTGATCCAAGTGTCTCGAAATTGTCTACTAAGAAACCTCAGCCGCCCCCTCTAGCCGTTCAAAAAGTAGAGACCAAATGTGATGCAGATGTGGACCAGTCGCAGCAAGTGCAGCAGGTAATGGCAGAAGCGATAACGTCTGCCTCGTCTGGTTTCATGAAGTTTGGATCAGGATCTATTCAAGACATTCAAGTCattctaaaaaaatatcatttatCTTTGAGTAGTCAACAATATAAGATTTCTAAAGAGATTGTGGCGTACGTTATTCCCAAGTTGACGGACCTGCGTAAGGATTTGGCTGCCAAGATAaaggaaatcaaagaattgaaCGGGGATTTTAAGACTAATATAGATGAGCATGTTAAAATAACCAATAGACTTCTAAATAAATACATTGCCTCAGTGCAGTTCTTAGATGAAGCCTGCAAATCGGAAAACAAACAAAGTGAAAAACTGAAACCAAAACATGACCCAtatcttttgaagttaCAAGTGGATTTGCAGTTGAAGAGGCAATTGCTAGAAGAAAACTATCTTCAAGAAGCTTTTATAAATCTACAATCAGCCGCGTTACAattagaagaaatagtGTATTCTAAAATTCAGTGTGCGTTGCAATGCTACTCAGCTTTGATTGATTCGGAAGCGCGGTTGATGATCAAGAACTTGTGTCATGAATTACAGCAAGGTATTTTATCTAGGCCACCAGCTGTAGAATGGGATAACTTTGTTTCCCACCATCCGGACTGTTTGATGAATCTGAAATCTAATGACTCTATACCACATCCCAGGAAATTATCTGATATTGTTTATCCCAACATGAAATCATCTCTGGCCAAATGTATTAGGTTTGGTTATCTACTCAAAAAAACAGAATCTTccaaaaaatttatcaaaggtttttttttcttgacgACGAATTATCTTCATGAATTTAAAAGCAGCGATTTCTATATAGACAACAGATCTGctcattcaaaaaataaatcattTAATGAACATCCGGACGTCAGcattattgataaaaatggtaCTAATACTGTCGATAATTCATCGAATAATGGAACAcatgatttgaaattgactatgaaaagaaaaggactgagttcttcaaatctgAATCCTGTCACTAGCATGTCTTTGAACGACTGCTCCTTGAAGGAGAGTACTGGCACAAATTTTACTTTGCAAGGATATGCAAGTTTTCAGTTATCGAAGGAGGAATCTACAACGGAATCAAGTGTAGCTCCGAATATGCCCTGTTCAACAAGAACGCAGGCTACAAAAAATAGCAAGCATCAACGTACTTCTTCCGGCATCACGATGGTGCCCGTTCCGAATTTCTTAAAGGGATCATCCAGACtaaaagagcaaaaaaagTCTAACGAAAAATCATCTAAAACTAAAAACTCTAACATTGGCAATAAGCCAGGTAGCGAGAAAAATGTGGTGTGGACTTTCAGAGTATTCTCCACAAATCCTGAACCAACTTCAGAAGAGCTAAAACGTTTCAACAAATGGGTTCAGGATATTAAATCTCTCACAAACTGTAATTCTACTCTTGAGAGGACGAAATTTATCGAGGAAAAGGTGTTGAGGAGTAGAAGTCACAATAGTACAAGGAGCTTTCAATGCTCGGAAAATAGTACCTCTGTCACGCCAGTAGACAATTTTGTTaacctttttgaaaaagtaacTCCATCCTCTTCCGTTTCTACGTtaaacaaaaggaaaagagcAAACCGCCCTCATTATATAGACATCCCGAAGAGCGTAAATACGAATGCAGGAGCTATGAATTCTGTACACAGGTCAAAAGTCAACACACCAgccattgatgaaaatggtaAATTGGCCATAGTGGGAGAAACGAAAAACAATTCACCACAAATTGTTACGAATTCTGTGTTCAAAGAGCCTTCTCTATCGCCCTATTCACGCCATACTAGGGCAGGCTATTCTTACGGCCATTCAAATGATAATTTGATGCCATCTTCTCTTCAGAAGATGTCAGCCTTTGGGGAAGTACCAAAAGTAGCAGTCAGTAATCACGGGGTTGAAGCTGTTATTTCGGCAAGTTCCTACTCTGATTGCAGCCACAAACCGTCCCGTGTCTCTAGTGTTTCATCCATAGGTACTCAACACAGGACGTcttcaccatcaccattaCAAAACCTACCAGGTGTTTCACCTACTTGTTTGCCATTGGACGATAATGCAAATGGATACTTTGGAATACCGTTAAATTGTAATTCAGAATCAGGAAGAGGGTCTGAgctttttgcttttgagAATGAGTCTCCATTATTAGAGGAGAGCAGAAATCAACACTTCAGCTATCGTCGTAAAAGTTCGGCCGGTTCAATACCTCGAAAATATGATATGAGGGTGGAATTAAATAATTCAAGGCCGAACAACAGCAGTGATGAGTATATATAA
- the RRG8 gene encoding Rrg8p (similar to Saccharomyces cerevisiae RRG8 (YPR116W); ancestral locus Anc_3.440), with product MGLSKSLYKKLLIDFPTKALSENSNQQVKNLSPLVTNFEKWSDKRRKLYFEDEEEMVVQNHLENFDLENNVYGRILASPMRAEKISKLKSCRKLLIPLKVVPSVDRDQHSENSKLKLVPILDYSKPYKSSYILNSASIVCDNLAAATSWFPLSILQRSTAKSLVVDTSTFFTEYNAHSLEFVRTRLSEVLTCENSSRNRVLLTYNERKTSPIEIQELKDNDGTSIKQSVFNLGCLQVPTLEAIINKDRVTRGIYLDAYHHKDLIEHIYSALLFSTR from the coding sequence ATGGGTTTATCTAAATCTTTATACAAGAAGCTACTTATAGATTTTCCAACTAAGGCTCTCAGTGAAAACAGTAATCAGCAAGTTAAGAATCTTTCACCACTTGTTACAAACTTCGAAAAATGGTCCGATAAACGCAGAAAGCTTTATTTCgaggatgaagaggaaatgGTAGTGCAAAATCatttagaaaattttgatttagAAAACAATGTATACGGCAGGATTTTAGCTTCCCCAATGAGAGCAGAAAAAATCTCGAAATTAAAATCTTGTAGAAAGCTACTAATTCCATTAAAAGTAGTACCATCAGTTGATAGAGATCAGCATTCTGAAAACAGCAAACTAAAGCTAGTACCTATATTAGACTACTCTAAACCGTACAAAAGTTCATACATATTGAACTCAGCATCAATTGTGTGCGACAACTTGGCGGCTGCGACGTCTTGGTTTCCGCTCTCGATATTACAAAGGTCAACAGCGAAAAGTCTGGTGGTAGATACTTCTACATTTTTCACAGAATATAACGCTCACTCACTCGAGTTTGTAAGAACGAGACTTTCAGAAGTGCTGACTTGTGaaaattcttcaagaaaCCGTGTTTTACTTACTTACAACGAAAGAAAGACGTCGCCAATTGAAATACAAGAACTTAAAGATAATGACGGGACCTCAATTAAGCAGTCCGTTTTCAACCTTGGCTGTCTCCAGGTACCAACATTAGAAGCTATCATAAATAAAGATAGAGTGACTAGGGGAATTTATTTAGATGCATACCATCACAAGGACCTTATTGAACATATTTACAGTGCGCTATTGTTTTCAACCAGGTAA
- the PIS1 gene encoding CDP-diacylglycerol--inositol 3-phosphatidyltransferase (similar to Saccharomyces cerevisiae PIS1 (YPR113W); ancestral locus Anc_3.436), translating into MSSNVTPVKVTPEHVLWYIPNKIGYIRVITAALSFFVMKNHPTAFTWLYSTSCLLDALDGTMARKYNQVSSLGAVLDMVTDRSSTAGLMCFLCVQYPQWCVFFQLMLGLDITSHYMHMFASVSAGKTSHKSVSEGESKLLHLYYTRRDVLFTICAFNELFYAGLYLQLFSNSANFGKWTTIISFPGYVFKQTANVVQLKRAAMILADNDAKNANEKNKTF; encoded by the coding sequence ATGAGTTCGAATGTGACACCAGTAAAAGTGACTCCAGAGCACGTTCTTTGGTATATTCCCAATaagattggttatattCGTGTCATCACCGCCgccctttcttttttcgttATGAAGAACCATCCAACAGCCTTTACATGGCTATACAGTACATCGTGCCTGCTGGACGCACTAGATGGTACAATGGCAAGAAAGTACAATCAAGTTTCTAGTCTGGGTGCCGTATTAGACATGGTTACCGACAGATCCAGCACTGCTGGTCTGATGTGTTTCCTATGTGTGCAGTATCCTCAATGGTGcgttttcttccaattaATGTTGGGCTTGGATATCACTAGTCACTACATGCATATGTTTGCCAGCGTAAGTGCCGGTAAGACTTCTCATAAAAGCGTGAGCGAGGGTGAGTCCAAATTGCTACATCTTTACTACACTAGAAGAGACGTATTATTCACCATCTGTGCCTTCAACGAGCTGTTTTATGCCGGGTTGTACCTGCAGttgttttccaattctGCCAACTTTGGTAAATGGACTACTATTATAAGTTTCCCGGGTTACGTATTCAAGCAGACTGCAAACGTTGTTCAGCTAAAAAGGGCTGCTATGATCCTGGCAGACAACGACGCCAAGAATGCCAATGAGAAGAACAAAACTTTCTGA
- the ALE2 gene encoding Ale2p (similar to Saccharomyces cerevisiae YPR114W; ancestral locus Anc_3.437): MNIILTLPQPELFKTTVIPFLAGRNIINSEAILSNLHTVFYVAIFYHMWFLFGKWILFPPLVRWKLDYDQKHGVKKDEKIAPERQTEHYKKKYTSLINQSSVHLISLLQSIVVLYYSLKFLLDPKASAEPYQTSHSRVFTESRDTQVICIFAIGYFVWDIYISTMYSTFPFVVHGIISTVVFCIGLKPYIQYYAPVFLMFELSNPSLNFRWFGIKFLPHKSKICSLLLLLNNLMLMIIFFAARIVWGWFQIGKLCYDFYQVRNDPGFLALDTIIILAGNFVLDVLNVIWFSTMISVAAKVFKKGESVDKVTKNEK, translated from the coding sequence atgaatatCATATTGACGCTTCCTCAGCCAGAATTGTTCAAGACAACGGTAATTCCGTTCTTGGCGGGCCGCAATATTATCAATTCGGAAGCAATTCTATCCAATTTGCATACCGTTTTTTACGTTGCTATATTTTACCATATGTGGTTTCTTTTTGGTAAGTGGATCTTATTCCCACCTTTGGTTAGATGGAAACTGGACTATGACCAAAAGCATGGCGTCAAGAAAGATGAGAAGATAGCCCCCGAACGTCAAACTGAACATTACAAAAAGAAGTACACCTCTTTAATTAACCAAAGTTCAGTTCACTTGATATCCCTTCTGCAAAGTATAGTAGTCTTGTACTACTCATTGAAGTTCTTGCTCGATCCAAAGGCCTCAGCAGAGCCGTATCAAACTTCCCACTCTCGAGTTTTCACAGAGAGTCGTGACACCCAAGTTATTTGTATTTTCGCCATTGGTTATTTTGTTTGGGATATCTACATTTCCACCATGTATTCTACCTTCCCCTTTGTTGTGCACGGTATCATTTCCACAGTTGTATTTTGCATCGGGTTGAAACCGTACATCCAATACTATGCACCGGTGTTCTTGATGTTTGAATTGTCCAACCCTTCTTTGAACTTTAGATGGTTTGGTATCAAGTTCCTACCCCacaaaagcaaaatttGCTCCCTGCTATTGctattgaacaatttgaTGCTCATGATCATCTTCTTTGCGGCCAGAATTGTCTGGGGGTGGTTccaaattggaaaattgtGCTACGACTTTTACCAGGTGCGCAATGATCCGGGCTTCTTAGCTCTTGACACCATCATTATACTTGCAGGCAATTTCGTTTTAGATGTTTTAAATGTTATCTGGTTTTCCACTATGATTTCTGTGGCCGCAAAGGTCTTCAAGAAGGGTGAATCTGTAGACAAAGTCaccaaaaatgaaaagtga